A window of the Henckelia pumila isolate YLH828 chromosome 3, ASM3356847v2, whole genome shotgun sequence genome harbors these coding sequences:
- the LOC140889384 gene encoding WD repeat-containing protein LWD1-like has product MDGPKNLLILFSWASKEPINSTIMNFDKSFDSSIAATTCFSLVLARPSLLEHYPNHVEIVQLDYSIGEIRPDPALSFDHPYPPTKLIFIPDKDRHRPDLLASSSDFLRIWQISDFDNGRHVELKSLLNNNRNSEYSGPLTSFDWNEAEPRRIGTSSIDMTFTIWDIEKEVVDTQLIAHDKEVYDISWGGVGVFASVSADGSVRVFDLHDKEHSTIIYESSEPETPLVRLGWNKQDPRYMATIIMDNSKVVVLDIR; this is encoded by the exons ATGGATGGTCCAAAGAATTTACTCATCCTTTTTTCATGGGCTTCTAAAGAACCCATCAACTCCACCATCATGAATTTTGATAAATCTTTTGATTCTTCAATTGCAGCCACAACAT GCTTCAGCTTGGTACTTGCACGACCAAGCCTCCTCGAGCACTATCCCAACCATGTCGAAATCGTTCAGCTCGACTACTCCATCGGCGAGATCCGACCCGACCCTGCCCTCTCCTTCGACCACCCCTATCCTCCCACCAAACTCATTTTCATACCCGACAAAGACCGCCACCGCCCCGATTTGCTCGCCTCGTCCTCCGATTTCCTCCGCATATGGCAAATCTCCGATTTCGACAATGGCCGCCACGTCGAGCTCAAGAGCTTGTTGAACAACAACCGCAACAGCGAATACTCCGGCCCTTTGACCTCGTTTGACTGGAACGAAGCCGAACCCAGGAGAATCGGGACTTCCAGTATTGATATGACTTTCACCATCTGGGACATCGAGAAGGAAGTCGTCGATACGCAGTTGATTGCGCACGATAAGGAGGTTTATGATATCTCGTGGGGCGGAGTTGGGGTTTTCGCCTCCGTTTCCGCCGATGGATCAGTTAGGGTGTTTGACCTTCATGATAAGGAGCATTCTACGATTATATACGAAAGTTCAGAGCCCGAGACTCCATTAGTAAGGCTTGGGTGGAACAAGCAGGATCCGAGGTACATGGCTACAATCATCATGGACAACAGTAAGGTGGTAGTGTTGGACATCCGATGA